Proteins from one Leishmania infantum JPCM5 genome chromosome 21 genomic window:
- a CDS encoding putative ATP synthase: MPALSADAADTISLVRQLQLLDDNTIRLLEQLFTNRLNGELVTSLVDGREESLAVALFRLCAGTHAEHILGYSLRFLADLVYADRKIGAQLGRGDLVKEFGGHPASVLLQIASSHSESLGIANPAIYLAATALRYGEYEGNETAFKDFFALARHTFAPETLQVTDVAFTVQACVQLARRKDFRPLFFQASLVSCIPHLLTDIVSSDSAGIIQVIYETLLLSWLLSFEYEGLVLLVRERMIPQLHRVLQRVQKEKCVRVTLMTLLNMVEAERKYMNKLLNPSSEEWVDSRIYQLGRLHQSETPGQQISTFKKGPSLVAEMVSVGMIKTLSQVSRRKFGDEDINVMVDQLNAALEKSMQVLTSFSQYRGEVLSGVLEWTPVHTSTKFWKEKAVNVEDNGYEVLVALGKVLRESKDELTLAVGCHDLGEIIRYHPTGRNLLTLAPMAGVKECVMMLMSHPNPDVAKEALLCTQKIMVQRWEYMQTA, from the coding sequence ATGCCTGCTCTGTCTGCCGATGCGGCTGACACCATCAGCCTTGTccgtcagctgcagctgctcgacgacAACACGATCCGcctgctcgagcagctctTCACGAATCGGCTGAATGGAGAACTCGTGACGTCGCTCGTCGACGGCCGTGAGGAGTCGCTGGCGGTCGCGCTGTTCCGTCTCTGTGCCGGCACCCATGCCGAGCACATCCTAGGCTACTCCTTACGCTTCTTGGCGGACCTCGTGTACGCCGACCGCAAGatcggcgcgcagctcggcCGTGGCGATCTCGTCAAGGAGTTCGGCGGTCATCCGgcttctgtgctgctgcaaaTCGCGTCGTCGCACAGCGAGAGTCTCGGCATCGCGAACCCCGCCATATACctggccgccacggcgctccGCTACGGCGAGTACGAAGGCAATGAGACCGCCTTCAAGGACTTCTTTGCGCTGGCTCGCCACACCTTTGCCCCGGAAACGCTGCAGGTGACCGACGTCGCGTTCACCGTGCAGGCCTGTGTGCAGCTCGCGCGTCGCAAGGACTTTCGCCCGCTGTTCTTTCAGGCGAGCCTTGTCTCGTGCATTCCGCACCTGCTCACGGACATCGTGTCGAGCGACTCTGCTGGCATCATACAGGTCATCTacgagacgctgctgctttcctgGCTGCTGTCTTTCGAGTACGAGGGACTCGTACTGCTCGTGCGCGAGCGCATGAtcccgcagctgcaccgcgttCTGCAGCGGGTGCAGAAGGAgaagtgcgtgcgtgtgacgctcatgacgctgctgaacatggtggaggcggagcggaagTACATGAACAAGCTGCTGAACCCGTCGTCAGAGGAGTGGGTGGACAGCAGGATCTACCAGTTGGGTCGCCTGCACCAGAGCGAGACGCCGGGGCAGCAAATCAGCACCTTCAAGAAGGGCCCCTCGCTGGTGGCCGAGATGGTCAGCGTCGGCATGATAAAGACGCTCTCGCAGGTCTCCCGCCGCAAGTTTGGCGACGAGGACATCAACGTCATGGTGGATCAGCTGAACGCCGCCCTGGAGAAGTCGATGCAGGTGCTGACGAGTTTCTCACAGTATCGCGGCGAGGTGCTGAGCGGCGTGCTCGAGTGGACGCCCGTGCACACGAGCACCAAGTTCtggaaggagaaggcggtgaATGTCGAGGACAACGGCTACgaggtgctggtggcgctcggcaaggtgctgcgcgagtcGAAGGACGAGCTGACACTGGCGGTCGGCTGCCACGACCTGGGCGAGATCATCCGCTACCACCCCACCGGTCGCAACCTCCTCACGCTAGCCCCGATGGCGGGGGTGAAGGAGTGCGTGATGATGCTCATGTCCCACCCGAACCCGGAcgtggcgaaggaggcgctgctgtgcacgcaGAAGATAATGGTGCAGCGCTGGGAGTACATGCAGACGGCGTGA
- a CDS encoding zinc finger domain-like protein, with protein sequence MDNGDLLRYALQRRQYLVAIWLTLQQRWFVTSFNASTRVVGWAVVALGVALVTFTVVTFARNVVPVLTTPGSLPYVLLQCLLVFVSFNIYVNYFCSTTFSRHIGQAPPEYTYRGPYTTNAAGAPYDNSDSSEDSGDDGVKEGDGSPRVHGRTQEISSMAAGVPLAQHAFSSPRRGAEAPRGPFDTTLNDSASPRVPMPAATGMVAPSQPPLPTTNFLGIRVVRVFRGDESADGDAAATVPLHQQKAGVACRRGSMRSLLACFTRLTRSASAVFHARGCHRCHLPNRPKTVASLDTLLELEAIAETAERCPPRLRVARLLDVPRRYCHHCRRLKAPREHHCAICNECVTKMDHHCPWINNCVDAENQRYFLLFVWWLWVGTLLATGFLGYGYIRESSNARRFRRLHAQWRTSPNKAAVEAKLRALRMPYGPAGVLLTSYLTTLTFGVTVIVCLCMSLFLYVNKRLVLENTTAIESIYVHEKRTHVYASTNFTYRNPYDLGKWLNFVDLFSTARDPLVKMMLKAEAEADRRATAARPGGCADDRGWRWAAVARRLAQRVAIVVWLTGFPTFRPIYGDGVHYPTFDLLASGELHPLLSE encoded by the coding sequence ATGGACAACGGGGATCTCCTCCGCTATGCATTGCAGAGGCGCCAGTACCTCGTCGCCATATGGCTCACtcttcagcagcgctggTTCGTCACGTCTTTCAACGCCTCGACGCGGGTCGTGGGCTGGGCCGTCGTTGCCTTGGGGGTGGCCCTCGTCACCTTCACTGTGGTGACGTTCGCGCGCAACGTGGTACCGGTGCTCACCACGCCAGGCTCCCTCCCGTACGTCCTTCTGCAGTGTCTCCTTGTGTTTGTCTCCTTCAACATCTATGTCAACTACTTCTGCTCTACAACATTTTCGAGGCACATCGGCCAAGCACCGCCGGAGTACACGTATCGGGGCCCGTACACCACCAACGCGGCCGGTGCTCCCTACGACAACTCCGACTCCTCGGAAgacagcggcgatgacggcgtgAAAGAAGGCGATGGTAGCCCACGGGTGCATGGCCGCACGCAGGAGATAAGCTCGATGGCTGCTGGTGTCCCGTTAGCGCAGCACGCGTTTTCCTCTCCGCGCAGGGGCGCGGAGGCACCTCGAGGCCCCTTCGACACTACTCTCAACGACTCCGCGTCGCCTCGAGTGCCTATGCCGGCGGCTACGGGAATGGTGGCACCGTCGCAACCGCCGCTCCCGACGACGAACTTTCTCGGCATTCGCGTTGTGCGTGTCTTTAGGGGCGATGAGAGCGCGGacggagacgctgctgcgacggtgccgctACACCAGCAAAAAGCCGGCGTTGCCTGTCGGAGAGGTAGCATGCGCTCGCTACTCGCTTGTTTCACCCGTCTTACCCGGAGTGCTAGTGCTGTGTTCCATGCACGAGGGTGCCACCGGTGCCACCTGCCGAATCGGCCAAAGACAGTGGCATCGCTGGACACACTTCTCGAGCTCGAGGCGATTGCTGAAACCGCTGAGCGCTGCCCACCGCGGCTGCGAGTCGCTCGCTTGCTGGACGTGCCGCGGCGCTactgccaccactgccgccgcctgaAGGCGCCGCGCGAGCACCACTGCGCCATATGCAACGAGTGTGTCACGAAGATGGACCATCATTGCCCGTGGATCAACAACTGCGTCGACGCGGAGAACCAGCGCTACTTCCTGCTGTTTGTGTGGTGGCTGTGGGTGGGCACCCTGCTGGCCACCGGCTTCCTGGGCTACGGCTACATACGCGAAAGCAGCAACGCTCGAAGGTTTAGGCGACTGCACGCGCAGTGGAGGACGTCTCCAAACAAggccgccgtggaggcgaaACTGCGTGCACTGCGCATGCCCTACGGCCCCGCCGGTGTGCTGCTCACGTCGTATCTGACAACGCTGACATTCGGCGTGACGGTCATCGTCTGTCTCTGCATGTCACTCTTCCTGTACGTCAACAAGCGCCTGGTGCTGGAGAACACAACGGCGATCGAGAGCATCTACGTGCATgagaagcgcacgcacgtatACGCGTCCACCAACTTTACGTACCGCAACCCATACGACTTGGGGAAGTGGCTGAACTTCGTCGATCTTTTCTCCACCGCGCGTGACCCGCTTGTGAAGATGATGCTGAaggctgaggcggaggcggacaGGAGAGCCACAGCGGCCCGCCCTGGCGGCTGTGCAGACGaccgtggatggcgctggGCGGCTGTCGCCAGGCGTTTGGCGCAACGCGTGGCAATCGTTGTGTGGCTCACCGGCTTTCCAACGTTCCGACCAATCTACGGGGATGGGGTGCACTACCCCACCTTTGACTTGCTTGCGTCCGGTGAGCTGCACCCGCTACTGTCGGAGTAG
- a CDS encoding putative 2-oxoisovalerate dehydrogenase alpha subunit, with translation MFHISRAVRCNALATAIAGRTSLSDAIRQVQKVWNLDFKDGPVTTSTLTFNDEPDPAAPIFHVLDLQGGVFVEEKADSGAAAATPSTVNEAGKTELQSAELGQVFRYHAKDETSVITREVAERMMSAMLTHNTIDKIMLEAQRQGRISFYMTMFGEEAAVIGAAAGLASNDELFAQYREAGILTYRGYTIPEFIAQCMGNCECDLKGRQMPIHYGSKRLNAQMVSSPLATQIPHGAGAGYAFRLENQALERRLPTGTLLSTIPEARICATFFGEGAASEGDFHAGLNFASTVGSHTLFFVRNNGYAISTPTHSQYMGDGILSRAVGYGMPAARVDGLDALAVYHTVRKAREMILNNHRPVLVEALTYRLSHHSTSDDSTAYRSRDEIEHFAETFSPIERFERFMAERGWWTPEQSTEVVERTRREVLSELRRQEKLPAWPVSTLCDDVFEHLTPELERQRAQLVEHYQAHRSIYDQEKL, from the coding sequence ATGTTCCACATCTCTCGTGCAGTGCGCTGCAACGcactcgccaccgccatcgctgGCCGTACCTCGCTAAGTGATGCGATACGCCAGGTGCAGAAGGTGTGGAACCTCGACTTCAAGGATGGACCGGTGACCACGAGCACGCTGACGTTCAATGACGAGCCTGACCCGGCTGCGCCGATCTTCCATGTGCTCGATTTGCAAGGCGGCGTCTTTGTGGAGGAAAAGGCAGacagcggagctgctgcagcaacgccttCAACCGTCAATGAGGCTGGCAAAACTGAGCTGCAGAGCGCCGAGCTTGGGCAGGTATTTCGCTACCATGCAAAGGATGAGACGAGCGTCATCACTcgcgaggtggcggagcgcaTGATGTCGGCGATGCTGACGCACAACACCATAGACAAGATAATGCtagaggcgcagcggcaaggcCGCATCTCCTTCTACATGACGATGTTtggcgaggaggctgccgtgatcggcgcggcggctgggcTGGCCAGCAACGACGAGCTCTTCGCGCAATACAGAGAGGCGGGTATTCTGACGTACCGCGGCTACACTATACCCGAGTTTATCGCGCAGTGCATGGGCAACTGTGAGTGCGATTTGAAGGGCCGTCAGATGCCTATCCACTACGGCAGCAAGCGTCTGAATGCGCAGATGGTCAGCTCCCCGCTCGCCACGCAGATCCctcacggcgccggcgccggctaCGCGTTTCGGCTAGAAAACCAggcgctggagaggaggCTGCCGACTGGCACGCTGCTGTCGACGATTCCGGAGGCGCGCATCTGTGCCACCTTCTTCGGCGAGGGAGCCGCGAGCGAGGGCGACTTCCACGCTGGGCTGAACTTCGCTAGCACCGTCGGCTCGCACACCCTCTTCTTTGTGCGCAACAATGGTTACGCCATCTCGACCCCGACCCACAGCCAGTACATGGGCGACGGCATCTTGAGCCGTGCGGTAGGCTACGgcatgccggccgccagaGTCGACGGCCTCGACGCGCTGGCGGTTTACCATACCGTGCGCAAGGCACGTGAAATGATCCTGAACAACCACCGGCCCGTCCTGGTGGAGGCACTGACGTACCGCCTCTCGCACCACTCAACCTCGGACGACAGTACCGCGTACCGCTCGCGGGACGAGATCGAGCACTTCGCAGAGACCTTTAGCCCCATCGAGCGCTTTGAGCGCTTCATGGCAGAGCGTGGCTGGTGGACGCCCGAGCAGTCGACGGAGGTTGTCGAGAGGACCCGCAGAGAGGTGCTTAGCGAGCTGCGTCGGCAGGAGAAGCTGCCTGCATGGCCAGTATCGACCCTGTGCGATGACGTCTTTGAGCACCTGACGCCagagctggagcggcagaGGGCGCAGCTGGTGGAGCACTACCAGGCGCACCGGTCTATCTACGATCAGGAGAAGCTTTAG